A genomic window from Brevibacillus agri includes:
- a CDS encoding PLP-dependent aminotransferase family protein encodes MEYSFSKSVDALSSSAVREILKLTQGNQVLSLAGGLPAEDSFPIAAMREAFNRAFDLGAKSLQYGLTDGYIPLREWVASRMKQKHMNVGLDNMLLTTGSQQAVDLLCRVYLDEGDVVLVENPTYLAAVQLFQFRGIRTIPVQGDAEGMDLDDLAQKIAQYRPKMVYVIPTFANPTGKVWSLERRQGLLAQCKANDILILEDDPYGEIQFDGEAPYRSIFSLDEHPTDSCVVYTSTFSKIVAPGLRTGWAIGDKRVIQMMVKAKQAVDLQSSTIDQIALHELLSQFDLEGHIEKIRASYKERMEWMNELLLAQNWEGVRWEKPRGGMFLWVNLPEHVDAEKLLARSVQEGVAFVPGKPFYADEPQHNTMRLNYTLLNREDTQLAISRLGKAFTAYSQSLVTQ; translated from the coding sequence ATGGAGTACTCATTTTCAAAATCAGTTGACGCATTATCCTCCTCGGCTGTCCGGGAAATCTTGAAGCTGACCCAAGGCAATCAAGTGCTCTCGCTCGCAGGTGGACTGCCAGCCGAGGATTCTTTTCCTATCGCAGCTATGCGCGAAGCTTTCAATCGGGCATTCGATCTGGGGGCCAAATCTTTGCAGTACGGTTTGACTGACGGATACATTCCGCTTCGCGAGTGGGTTGCCTCACGGATGAAGCAAAAACATATGAACGTAGGCCTGGACAATATGCTGCTGACCACCGGCTCCCAGCAGGCCGTCGACTTACTGTGTCGAGTCTATTTGGACGAAGGCGACGTCGTGCTGGTAGAAAATCCAACGTATCTGGCTGCGGTCCAATTGTTCCAATTTCGGGGGATTCGCACCATTCCGGTGCAAGGGGACGCAGAAGGGATGGATCTGGACGATCTCGCGCAAAAAATCGCCCAGTATCGCCCGAAAATGGTCTATGTCATTCCGACTTTTGCGAATCCGACCGGGAAAGTATGGAGCCTGGAACGTCGCCAAGGCTTGCTCGCCCAGTGCAAAGCGAACGACATTCTCATTCTGGAGGACGATCCGTATGGCGAAATCCAGTTTGACGGAGAAGCTCCGTACCGTTCCATTTTCTCGCTCGATGAGCACCCGACAGATTCCTGTGTCGTGTACACGAGCACGTTTTCCAAAATCGTCGCGCCTGGTCTGCGGACCGGCTGGGCTATCGGCGACAAGCGCGTCATCCAGATGATGGTCAAGGCGAAGCAAGCCGTCGACTTGCAATCCAGCACGATCGACCAGATCGCGCTCCATGAACTGCTCTCCCAATTCGATCTGGAAGGCCACATCGAAAAAATCCGCGCTTCCTACAAGGAGCGGATGGAGTGGATGAACGAGCTGCTGCTCGCCCAAAACTGGGAAGGCGTCCGCTGGGAGAAGCCAAGGGGAGGCATGTTCCTCTGGGTGAATTTGCCCGAGCATGTGGACGCGGAAAAACTGCTGGCCCGCTCTGTGCAAGAAGGCGTGGCATTCGTCCCGGGCAAGCCGTTTTACGCAGATGAGCCGCAACACAACACGATGCGCCTGAACTACACGCTGCTCAACCGGGAAGACACTCAACTGGCAATTTCCAGACTTGGCAAAGCATTTACAGCATACAGTCAAAGCCTGGTGACACAGTAG
- a CDS encoding alpha/beta fold hydrolase codes for MSHSLHDVQFYQEQLGSGFPIVMLHGFSLDHRIMQGCMEPVFAEREGFRRLYIDLPGMGKTQNYDSVQNTDDMLEAVLHWIDRELSGKPFLLAGESYGGFLARGVIEKRREQVKGALFICPSVIPQMKLRTLPEKALLVEDKLLWDKLTETERTEFASMAVVATNETWERYKTEIMSGYHIANFPFLERLKTSYGFSFPLDTQPFSHPSLFVVGKQDHIVGYQDAWSLLPHYPRSSFAVLDCAGHNLQIEQPALFTELVHEWLDRGERELAV; via the coding sequence ATGAGTCATTCGCTTCACGATGTCCAGTTTTATCAGGAACAACTCGGTTCCGGCTTTCCGATTGTGATGCTTCACGGCTTTTCCCTCGACCACCGCATTATGCAAGGCTGCATGGAGCCTGTTTTCGCGGAGCGCGAAGGCTTCCGCCGCCTGTATATTGACTTGCCAGGCATGGGAAAGACGCAAAATTACGACAGCGTGCAAAACACGGATGACATGCTGGAGGCCGTCCTGCACTGGATAGATCGGGAGTTGTCCGGCAAGCCCTTTCTTCTTGCAGGAGAGTCTTACGGAGGTTTTTTGGCCAGGGGCGTGATCGAAAAGCGCAGAGAACAAGTAAAAGGCGCTCTTTTCATCTGCCCGAGCGTCATTCCGCAAATGAAATTGCGCACCTTGCCGGAAAAAGCGCTTCTCGTGGAAGACAAACTGCTGTGGGACAAGCTGACCGAGACGGAGCGCACCGAGTTTGCGTCCATGGCCGTCGTGGCGACGAATGAAACATGGGAGCGTTACAAAACAGAGATTATGAGCGGATACCACATCGCGAACTTCCCCTTTTTGGAAAGACTGAAAACGTCGTACGGCTTCTCCTTCCCGCTCGACACGCAGCCTTTTTCCCATCCGAGCCTGTTTGTCGTGGGCAAGCAAGACCACATCGTCGGCTACCAGGACGCTTGGAGCTTGCTGCCTCACTATCCGCGCAGCTCCTTTGCCGTTCTCGACTGCGCGGGACACAACCTGCAAATCGAGCAGCCAGCGCTGTTTACCGAGCTGGTGCACGAGTGGCTGGATCGGGGGGAGAGGGAGCTGGCTGTCTAG
- a CDS encoding family 1 encapsulin nanocompartment shell protein, with translation MDKLRKYPDSPLTKDEWSQLDATVIDMARRQLVGRRFIDIYGPLGEGIQTITNDVYDESRFGGLSLRGESLEMTQPSRRVSMTIPILYKDFMLYWRDVAQARTLGMPLDMSAAANAAAGCALMEDDLIFNGAAEFDLPGLMNVKGRLTHLKSDWMESGNAFADIVEARNKLLKMGHSGPYALVVSPELYSLLHRVHKGTNVLEIEHVRNLVTDGVYQSPTIKGRSGVLVATGRHNLDLAIAEDFDSAFLGDEQMNSLFRVYECVVLRIKRPSAICTLEETEE, from the coding sequence ATGGACAAGCTTCGCAAATACCCTGACTCTCCTTTGACGAAAGATGAATGGAGCCAGTTGGATGCCACTGTAATCGACATGGCGCGCCGTCAACTCGTGGGACGTCGTTTCATTGATATCTACGGTCCGCTCGGAGAAGGCATCCAGACGATTACGAACGACGTGTACGACGAGTCCCGCTTTGGCGGTCTCTCCCTGCGCGGCGAATCGCTGGAAATGACACAGCCTAGCCGCCGTGTGAGCATGACGATTCCGATTTTGTACAAAGACTTCATGCTCTACTGGCGCGACGTGGCGCAAGCGCGCACACTCGGCATGCCGCTCGACATGAGTGCTGCTGCAAACGCGGCTGCCGGCTGCGCCCTGATGGAAGACGACCTGATTTTCAACGGAGCGGCTGAATTCGATCTGCCGGGCCTGATGAATGTAAAAGGCCGCCTCACTCACCTGAAAAGCGACTGGATGGAGTCCGGCAACGCGTTCGCGGATATCGTGGAAGCGCGCAACAAGCTCTTGAAAATGGGCCACAGCGGCCCTTATGCCCTCGTTGTGTCTCCAGAGCTGTACTCCTTGCTGCACCGTGTGCACAAAGGCACCAACGTGCTGGAGATCGAGCATGTGCGCAACCTCGTCACAGACGGCGTGTACCAATCGCCAACCATCAAAGGCCGCTCCGGCGTGCTGGTGGCAACGGGCCGTCACAACCTGGACCTGGCGATTGCGGAAGACTTCGACTCCGCTTTCCTCGGAGACGAGCAAATGAACAGCCTGTTCCGCGTTTACGAGTGCGTCGTGCTGCGCATCAAGCGCCCTAGCGCGATTTGCACGCTGGAAGAAACCGAAGAATAA
- a CDS encoding IMEF encapsulin system ferritin-like cargo protein, which yields MQEITQLHAIFDRTRGYINRFMGIIQPIIDAAQDEHTRLYYHHILEEEEQRMGRLQELVPYLEKVSEKETLAELSDRELSQMLSDVNLERFGLHNFREHLELSLYEFQDDETRQTLDGMREKTHADYLQVKEIMAALSERFSDGSHPDLTDHDEGHDIHQVDHLKASASAAHGVASVIKHSAPAHAVSGNISGKKGLTVGSLKGL from the coding sequence GTGCAAGAAATTACACAACTGCACGCCATTTTTGATCGAACCAGAGGGTACATCAATCGTTTTATGGGAATCATCCAGCCGATTATCGACGCTGCCCAGGACGAGCATACACGCTTGTACTACCATCACATTTTGGAAGAAGAAGAACAGCGCATGGGACGACTCCAGGAACTGGTTCCTTACCTGGAAAAAGTGTCCGAAAAAGAAACGCTTGCCGAGCTGAGCGACCGCGAGCTTTCGCAAATGCTGTCAGATGTGAACCTGGAGCGTTTTGGCCTGCATAACTTCCGCGAGCACCTGGAGCTTTCCCTGTACGAGTTTCAAGATGACGAAACTCGCCAGACTCTGGACGGCATGCGCGAAAAAACCCACGCCGACTACTTGCAGGTGAAAGAAATCATGGCCGCGTTGAGCGAGCGTTTTTCGGACGGGTCCCATCCCGATCTGACTGACCACGACGAGGGACACGACATCCATCAGGTGGATCACCTGAAAGCTTCGGCTTCCGCTGCTCACGGTGTTGCTTCTGTCATCAAGCATTCCGCTCCTGCCCATGCCGTTTCCGGCAACATTTCCGGCAAAAAGGGGCTTACAGTAGGAAGTCTGAAAGGACTGTAA